The following proteins are co-located in the Triticum aestivum cultivar Chinese Spring chromosome 1A, IWGSC CS RefSeq v2.1, whole genome shotgun sequence genome:
- the LOC543356 gene encoding malate dehydrogenase, cytoplasmic produces MAAKEPMRVLVTGAAGQIGYALVPMIARGVMLGADQPVILHMLDIEFAAEALKGVKMELIDAAFPLLKGVVATTDVVEACTGVNVAVMVGGFPRKEGMERKDVMTKNVSIYKAQASALEAHAAPNCKVLVVANPANTNALILKEFAPSIPEKNISCLTRLDHNRALGQISERLGVQVSDVKNAIIWGNHSSSQYPDVNHATVKTPSGEKPVRELVQDDEWLNGEFIATVQQRGAAIIKARKLSSALSAASSACDHIRDWVLGTAEGTFVSMGVYSDGSYGVPAGLIYSFPVTCSGGEWTIVQGLPIDEFSRKKMDATAQELSEEKALAYSCLA; encoded by the exons ATGGCGGCGAAGGAACCGATGCGCGTGCTCGTCACCGGCGCCGCAG GACAAATCGGATATGCTCTTGTTCCCATGATTGCCAGGGGAGTTATGCTTGGTGCAGACCAGCCTGTTATTCTGCATATGCTGGATATTGAATTTGCTGCTGAAGCTCTTAAAGGCGTCAAGATGGAGTTGATCGATGCCGCATTTCCACTTCTCAAGG GAGTTGTTGCAACAACTGATGTTGTTGAGGCTTGCACTGGTGTGAATGTTGCGGTTATGGTTGGTGGATTCCCCAGGAAGGAAGGAATGGAAAGGAAGGATGTTATGACGAAAAATGTTTCAATCTACAAAGCTCAAGCATCTGCTCTTGAAGCTCATGCAGCCCCCAATTGCAAG GTTTTGGTTGTTGCCAACCCAGCAAACACCAATGCTCTCATCCTGAAGGAGTTTGCTCCATCTATCCCTGAGAAGAACATCAGTTGTTTGACCCGCCTAGACCACAACAGGGCACTCGGTCAGATTTCTGAGAGACTTGGTGTCCAAGTTTCTGACGTTAAGAATGCTATTATCTGGGGTAATCACTCGTCCAGTCAGTATCCTGATGTTAACCATGCCACTGTGAAGACTCCCAGTGGAGAGAAGCCTGTTCGTGAACTTGTTCAAGATGATGAATG GCTAAATGGGGAGTTCATTGCCACTGTCCAGCAGCGTGGTGCTGCAATCATCAAAGCGAGGAAGCTCTCCAGTGCTCTCTCTGCTGCCAGCTCAGCTTGTGATCACATCCGTGACTGGGTTCTGGGAACCGCTGAG GGAACATTTGTTTCCATGGGTGTGTACTCTGATGGTTCATACGGTGTGCCTGCTGGTCTTATCTACTCCTTCCCAGTAACGTGCAGTGGTGGTGAATGGACAATTGTTCAAG GGCTCCCGATCGATGAGTTCTCGAGGAAGAAGATGGATGCGACCGCCCAGGAGCTGTCAGAGGAGAAGGCGTTGGCCTACTCATGCCTGGCGTAA